Proteins encoded by one window of Lathyrus oleraceus cultivar Zhongwan6 chromosome 1, CAAS_Psat_ZW6_1.0, whole genome shotgun sequence:
- the LOC127073138 gene encoding phylloplanin, with translation MTMKYLTAFLLIVVMTLPQRNAQLGILNDLLGSANIQGTVLCTSKDNVGVNGAPTPGFSNAQVQLLCGGNMLSNTTTSGDGEFSMLMDNPLLYDLSSLLTDCNLMVPTPLSRCNTKLPSAGGLTSSLKYVGTSQIGTRTLANIAPFGFHFIPLT, from the exons atgacaatgaaatATTTAACTGCATTTCTCTTAATTGTTGTAATGACACTTCCTCAGAGAAATGCTCAACTTGGTATTCTCAATGATCTTTTGGGATCTGCTAATATCCAAGGAACTGTACTTTGCACTTCCAAGGATAATGTGGGTGTCAATGGTGCACCAACCCCTGGTTTTTCAA ATGCTCAAGTACAACTACTATGTGGAGGAAACATGCTCTCAAATACAACAACTAGTGGTGATGGAGAGTTTTCAATGTTAATGGATAATCCTCTTCTCTATGATCTCTCTTCACTACTCACTGATTGCAACTTAATGGTTCCTACACCACTCTCCCGTTGCAACACAAAACTTCCTTCGGCTGGTGGCTTAACTTCATCTCTCAAGTATGTTGGGACCAGTCAAATTGGAACTCGAACTCTTGCAAACATTGCACCATTTGGATTTCATTTCATTCCATTAACTTAG